A window of Zingiber officinale cultivar Zhangliang chromosome 5A, Zo_v1.1, whole genome shotgun sequence contains these coding sequences:
- the LOC121981556 gene encoding uncharacterized protein LOC121981556: protein MFASEDWVSSPLSQTTQGKVVKRIVINDPNFWPHVAFCVKSVVPLVSVLREVDSEERSAMGYIYELMDKAKETIKFNCEGVDRKYKPIWKKIDSRWTPQLHHPLHAVGYYLNPQLRYEERFSYCDEVRDGLYTCMDRMLSSDDRLKADIQLDLYNKAEGEFGTPIAKRTRMLRTPVSWWERFGSKTPELTTFAIRVLGLTCSASGCERNWSTFESIHTKKRNRLEHAKLNALVFVKYNFKLRERSIRRRDKIDPIVVDEINSDDEWITEKEGPVLPVTTKWLEDDELFESDPIVSVSSATFESLFDSDKRVEDVEDIVEVPPTNSKKRVAENSSGSKDKQARLSLVDVEDNHLDVENYGVIPTFDSGNFPTIDTIDDDSDIELDDTDYF from the exons ATGTTTGCTTCCGAAGATTGGGTTAGTTCACCACTATCTCAAACAACTCAGGGGAAGGTCGTGAAGAGAATTGTTATTAATGATCCCAACTTTTGGCCACATGTTGCATTTTGTGTTAAGAGTGTTGTTCCTCTTGTAAGTGTGTTAAGGGAAGTTGATTCGGAGGAGAGATCGGCCATGGGATATATTTATGAACTTATGGATAAGGCAAAAGAgacaataaaatttaattgtgAGGGAGTTGACAGAAAATACAAACctatttggaaaaaaattgaTTCACGATGGACTCCACAACTTCATCATCCTCTACACGCGGTCGGGTACTATTTGAATCCGCAATTGCGTTATGAAGAAAGATTTTCTTATTGTGATGAAGTTAGAGATGGATTGTATACTTGCATGGATAGGATGTTGTCTTCTGATGATCGTCTTAAAGCAGACATCCAATTGGACTTATATAATAAAGCTGAAGGAGAATTTGGAACTCCAATAGCAAAACGAACAAGAATGTTGCGAACTCCGG TCTCGTGGTGGGAACGTTTTGGAAGTAAGACACCCGAGCTTACTACATTTGCAATTCGAGTGCTTGGTCTCACTTGTAGTGCTTCgggatgtgaaagaaattggagcacTTTTGAATCG ATTCATACAAAAAAGAGAAATAGGCTTGAACATGCAAAGTTGAATGCGTTGGTGTTTGTGAAATATAACTTCAAGCTTAGGGAGAGAAGTATTAGGAGGAGAGACAAGATTGATCCCATTGTAGTTGATGAAATTAATTCAGATGATGAATGGATAACTGAGAAAGAAGGTCCAGTTCTCCCCGTAACTACTAAATGGCTTGAAGATGATGAATTATTTGAAAGTGATCCTATTGTGAGTGTGTCATCTGCTACCTTTGAAAGTCTTTTCGACTCAGATAAGCGAGTCGAAGATGTTGAGGATATAGTTGAAGTTCCTCCTACGAATTCAAAAAAAAGAGTTGCTGAAAATTCAA GTGGAAGCAAAGACAAACAAGCAAGGTTGAGTCTTGTTGATGTGGAAGATAATCATCTTGATGTTGAAAATTATGGAGTAATTCCAACTTTTGATAGTGGAAATTTTCCAACCATAGACACTATTGATGATGATAGTGATATAGAGTTGGATGATACTGATTATTTTTAA